In one window of Burkholderia cenocepacia DNA:
- a CDS encoding SPOR domain-containing protein has translation MAQPRRTSKQSKQAGGTFLGIVLGLIVGLAIAVVVALYITRSPSPFVSKVAPPPADNGASQPQQFDPNRALQGKTPGQPVPQAAQSAPPNTAPGQAANQTQGGLLPEPQIVEVPPSGNTNGATGSSNTTASNTPSSGNGVAVAPKPADTTPPPKKTQQAQQQQQGGEDDLARFAAQKQAQQAAAQKQQQQQQAANTPKPTSSAGAAAAAAAKPPTANDANTGYFLQVGAYKTEGDAEQQRARLGFQGFESKVSKRDVSGVTYFRVRVGPFSKFEDMNSARQRLSDAGVDTAVIRFTKQ, from the coding sequence ATGGCACAACCACGCCGAACTTCGAAGCAGTCGAAACAAGCCGGAGGGACATTTCTTGGAATCGTGCTGGGCCTGATCGTCGGCCTCGCAATCGCCGTGGTGGTGGCGCTCTACATCACGCGTTCGCCGTCGCCGTTCGTCTCGAAGGTCGCGCCGCCGCCGGCCGACAACGGCGCGAGCCAGCCGCAGCAGTTCGACCCGAACCGCGCGCTGCAGGGCAAGACGCCCGGCCAGCCGGTGCCGCAGGCCGCGCAATCGGCGCCGCCGAACACCGCGCCCGGCCAGGCCGCGAACCAGACCCAGGGCGGCCTGCTGCCCGAGCCGCAGATCGTCGAAGTGCCGCCGTCGGGTAACACGAACGGCGCCACCGGCTCGAGCAACACCACCGCGTCGAACACGCCGTCGTCGGGCAACGGCGTCGCCGTCGCGCCGAAGCCGGCCGACACCACGCCGCCGCCGAAGAAGACGCAACAGGCGCAGCAACAGCAGCAAGGCGGCGAGGACGACCTCGCCCGCTTCGCCGCGCAGAAGCAGGCGCAGCAGGCCGCCGCGCAAAAGCAGCAGCAACAGCAGCAGGCCGCGAACACGCCGAAGCCGACGTCGTCGGCCGGGGCCGCGGCGGCAGCAGCGGCGAAGCCGCCGACCGCGAACGACGCGAACACCGGCTACTTCCTGCAGGTGGGTGCGTACAAGACGGAAGGCGATGCCGAGCAGCAGCGTGCGCGCCTCGGCTTCCAGGGCTTCGAATCGAAGGTGTCGAAGCGCGACGTCAGCGGCGTGACCTATTTCCGCGTGCGGGTCGGCCCGTTCTCGAAGTTCGAGGATATGAACTCGGCCCGCCAGCGCCTGTCCGATGCAGGTGTCGACACGGCGGTGATCCGCTTCACGAAGCAGTAA
- a CDS encoding thiol:disulfide interchange protein DsbA/DsbL: MKKLLSTLLLSLGLAAGLAQASPAAPASGKDFEVMKSPQPVSAPAGKVEVIEFFWYGCPHCYEFEPTIEAWVKKQGNNIDFKRVPVAFRDDFLPHSKLFYAVSALGISEKVTPAIFNAIHKQKNYLLTPQAQADFLATQGVDKKKFMDAYNSFSVQGEVNQSAKLLKDYAIDGVPTVVVQGKYKTGPAYTNSIPGTAQVLDFLVKQVQDKKL, translated from the coding sequence ATGAAAAAACTGCTTAGCACGCTCCTTCTGTCCCTCGGCCTGGCCGCCGGCCTCGCCCAGGCTTCGCCCGCCGCGCCGGCCTCCGGCAAGGACTTCGAGGTGATGAAGTCGCCGCAGCCGGTGTCCGCGCCGGCCGGCAAGGTCGAGGTGATCGAGTTCTTCTGGTACGGCTGCCCGCACTGCTACGAATTCGAGCCGACGATCGAGGCCTGGGTGAAGAAGCAGGGCAACAACATCGACTTCAAGCGCGTGCCGGTCGCATTCCGTGACGATTTCCTCCCGCACTCGAAGCTGTTCTACGCGGTATCCGCGCTCGGCATCTCCGAGAAGGTCACGCCGGCGATCTTCAACGCGATCCACAAGCAGAAGAACTACCTGCTGACGCCGCAGGCGCAGGCCGACTTCCTGGCCACGCAGGGCGTCGACAAGAAGAAGTTCATGGACGCGTACAACTCGTTCAGCGTGCAGGGCGAGGTGAACCAGTCGGCCAAGCTGCTGAAGGACTACGCGATCGACGGCGTGCCGACGGTCGTCGTCCAGGGCAAGTACAAGACGGGCCCGGCTTACACGAACAGCATCCCGGGTACCGCGCAGGTGCTCGACTTCCTCGTGAAGCAGGTTCAGGACAAGAAGCTCTGA
- a CDS encoding SDR family oxidoreductase — translation MTTPLKVFITGASSGLGLAMAEEYARQGATLALVARRTDALDAFARRFPKLSISVYSADVRDADALATAAASFIAAHGCPDVVIANAGISQGAVTGQGDLAAFRDVMDINYYGMVATFEPFVGPMTAARHGTLVGVASVAGVRGLPGSGAYSASKSAAIKYLEALRVELRPAGVGVVTIAPGYIRTPMTAHNPYRMPFLMDADRFAARAARAIARQHAFRVIPWQMGVVAKVLHVLPRWLYDRLFEKAPRKPKAGAH, via the coding sequence ATGACTACTCCGCTGAAAGTCTTCATCACCGGCGCGTCGAGCGGCCTCGGCCTTGCGATGGCCGAGGAATACGCCCGCCAGGGCGCCACGCTCGCCCTCGTCGCGCGCCGCACCGATGCACTCGATGCGTTCGCGCGGCGGTTCCCGAAGCTGTCCATCTCCGTCTATTCCGCCGACGTGCGCGACGCCGATGCGCTCGCGACGGCCGCCGCGTCGTTCATCGCCGCGCACGGCTGCCCCGACGTCGTGATCGCGAACGCGGGTATCAGCCAGGGCGCCGTCACTGGTCAGGGCGACCTCGCGGCGTTCCGCGACGTAATGGACATCAACTACTACGGGATGGTCGCGACGTTCGAGCCATTCGTCGGCCCGATGACGGCCGCGCGCCACGGCACGCTGGTCGGCGTCGCGAGCGTCGCCGGCGTGCGCGGCCTGCCCGGCTCCGGTGCGTACAGCGCGTCGAAATCGGCCGCGATCAAGTATCTGGAAGCGCTGCGCGTCGAGCTGCGCCCGGCCGGCGTCGGCGTCGTGACGATCGCGCCCGGCTACATCCGCACGCCGATGACCGCGCACAACCCGTACCGGATGCCGTTCCTGATGGACGCCGATCGCTTCGCCGCGCGCGCGGCACGCGCGATCGCCCGGCAGCACGCATTCCGCGTGATTCCGTGGCAGATGGGTGTCGTCGCGAAGGTGCTGCACGTGCTGCCGCGCTGGCTGTACGACCGCCTGTTCGAAAAGGCGCCGCGCAAGCCGAAGGCCGGCGCGCACTGA
- a CDS encoding RNA-guided endonuclease InsQ/TnpB family protein, translating into MQRFQAFKYELMPTGEQQRQMRSFAGACRFVFNKALALQKERFERGEKKLGYSELCRLITAWRNAPETPWLKAAPTHPLQQSLKDLERAYTNFFAKRAGFPRFKKKGRSDSFRYPDPKQIEVDQRTSRIFLPKLGWLRYRNSRAVLGDVKQVTVLVSGGKWHVSIQTERVAERPVPNGGAIGIDLGIVRFATLSDGTFYAPLNSFRRHEVALRRAQQAMSRKLKFSNNWKKAKTRVQRIHSRIGNARRDFLHKATTTISQNHAMVCIEDLQVRNMSRSAAGCAEQPGRNVRVKSGLNKSILDQGWFEFRRQLDYKLAWSGGHLIAVSPRNTSRTCPCCGYVSAENRLTQARFECVNCSFEENADLVGAINVLRAGHARCACEVSDATRSPAAGTHRSELAA; encoded by the coding sequence ATGCAACGCTTCCAAGCCTTCAAGTACGAACTGATGCCGACCGGTGAACAACAGCGCCAGATGCGCAGTTTCGCCGGAGCGTGTCGGTTCGTCTTCAACAAGGCGTTGGCATTGCAAAAGGAGCGCTTCGAGCGCGGTGAAAAGAAGCTCGGATACTCGGAGTTGTGCCGATTGATCACGGCGTGGCGCAACGCTCCGGAGACGCCATGGCTCAAGGCGGCGCCGACTCATCCGCTGCAACAGTCGCTCAAAGACTTGGAACGCGCTTACACGAACTTCTTCGCCAAACGTGCCGGCTTTCCGCGCTTCAAGAAGAAGGGTCGGTCGGACAGCTTCCGTTATCCCGATCCGAAGCAGATCGAGGTCGATCAGCGAACCAGTCGCATCTTTCTGCCCAAGCTCGGCTGGCTGCGCTATCGCAACAGCCGCGCTGTGCTGGGCGACGTGAAGCAAGTCACGGTACTGGTCAGCGGTGGCAAGTGGCATGTGAGCATCCAGACTGAACGAGTTGCCGAGCGACCTGTTCCCAATGGCGGCGCAATCGGCATCGATTTGGGCATCGTTCGCTTCGCCACGCTCTCGGACGGTACGTTCTACGCGCCGCTGAACAGTTTCAGGCGGCATGAGGTTGCGCTGCGCCGTGCGCAGCAGGCGATGAGTCGCAAATTGAAATTCAGCAACAACTGGAAGAAGGCAAAAACCCGCGTCCAGCGCATCCACTCCCGAATCGGCAACGCTCGCCGGGACTTTCTGCACAAAGCCACGACCACGATCAGCCAAAACCACGCGATGGTGTGTATCGAGGATTTGCAGGTGCGGAACATGTCCAGATCGGCGGCAGGCTGCGCGGAGCAACCGGGAAGGAATGTTCGGGTCAAGTCTGGCCTGAACAAATCCATCCTCGATCAGGGCTGGTTCGAGTTTCGGCGCCAGCTGGATTACAAGCTGGCGTGGAGCGGCGGGCATCTAATCGCAGTATCGCCGCGGAACACGAGCCGAACCTGCCCGTGTTGCGGGTACGTGTCGGCGGAAAACCGGCTCACTCAAGCCCGTTTCGAGTGCGTGAATTGCAGTTTCGAGGAAAACGCCGATCTCGTCGGCGCGATCAATGTCCTCAGGGCGGGACACGCCCGTTGCGCCTGTGAAGTGAGCGATGCAACAAGATCGCCAGCAGCAGGAACCCACCGAAGCGAACTGGCTGCGTAA
- a CDS encoding ABC transporter substrate-binding protein: MHVKLFAAAAVATALAALAAPGLAAAKPLTVCTESSPDGFDVVQYNSLVTTNASADVIFNTLVSYDEAAKKVVPALADKWEASADGLTYTFHLRPNVAFQTTDYFKPGRTLNADDVVFTFTRMLDDANPWHKVAGASGFPHAQSMGLVKLVKSVTKVDDSTVKFVLNEPNATFVPILTMGFASIYSAEYADQLLKAGKQADLNAKPVGTGPFVLKSYTKDALIRYDANPTYWGTKPKVDRLIYAITPDPSVRLQKVKAGECQIALSPKPQDVLAAKGESALKVVQTPAFMTAFVALNTQKKPLDNDKVREALNLAFDRATYLKVVFDNTATAANNPYPPNTWSYAKDVAPYAYDPAKAKQLLAQAGFPNGFSTTIWTRPTGSVLNPNPKVGAELLQADLAKIGVKAEVKVIEWGELIKQAKLGQHDMLFMGWAGDNGDPDNYLSPLFSCNAVKSGINFARFCDAQLDKLIADGKSTADQAKRAKLYESAQKIIHDQALWIPLGYPTAAALTRTNVSGYHVSPFGRQNFTTVAVQ; the protein is encoded by the coding sequence ATGCACGTCAAGCTGTTCGCCGCGGCCGCCGTGGCCACGGCCCTCGCCGCCCTTGCCGCCCCCGGCCTCGCCGCCGCCAAGCCGCTCACCGTCTGCACGGAATCGAGCCCGGACGGCTTCGACGTCGTGCAGTACAACTCGCTCGTCACGACCAACGCATCGGCCGACGTGATCTTCAACACGCTCGTGTCCTACGACGAAGCCGCGAAGAAGGTCGTGCCCGCGCTCGCGGACAAATGGGAAGCGAGCGCCGACGGCCTCACGTATACGTTCCACCTGCGCCCGAACGTCGCGTTCCAGACCACCGACTACTTCAAGCCGGGCCGCACGCTGAACGCGGACGATGTCGTGTTCACGTTCACGCGGATGCTCGACGATGCGAATCCGTGGCACAAGGTGGCCGGCGCGAGCGGCTTTCCGCACGCGCAGTCGATGGGTCTCGTGAAGCTCGTGAAATCGGTCACGAAGGTCGACGACAGCACGGTGAAGTTCGTGCTGAACGAACCGAACGCGACGTTCGTGCCGATCCTGACGATGGGCTTCGCGTCGATCTACTCGGCCGAATACGCGGACCAGCTGCTGAAGGCCGGCAAGCAGGCCGACCTGAACGCGAAGCCGGTCGGCACCGGCCCGTTCGTGCTGAAGAGCTATACGAAGGACGCGCTGATCCGCTACGACGCGAATCCGACGTACTGGGGCACGAAGCCGAAGGTCGACCGGCTGATCTACGCGATCACGCCCGACCCGTCGGTGCGCCTGCAGAAGGTGAAGGCCGGCGAATGCCAGATCGCGCTGTCGCCGAAGCCGCAGGACGTGCTCGCCGCGAAAGGCGAAAGCGCGCTGAAGGTCGTGCAGACGCCCGCGTTCATGACCGCGTTCGTCGCGCTGAACACGCAGAAGAAGCCGCTCGACAACGACAAGGTGCGCGAGGCGCTGAACCTCGCGTTCGACCGTGCGACCTACCTGAAGGTCGTGTTCGACAACACCGCGACGGCCGCGAACAACCCGTATCCGCCGAATACGTGGAGCTATGCGAAGGACGTCGCGCCGTATGCGTACGATCCCGCGAAGGCAAAGCAGCTGCTCGCGCAGGCCGGCTTCCCGAACGGCTTCTCGACCACCATCTGGACGCGCCCGACCGGCAGCGTGCTGAATCCGAACCCGAAGGTCGGCGCGGAACTGCTGCAGGCCGACCTCGCGAAGATCGGCGTGAAGGCCGAGGTCAAGGTGATCGAATGGGGCGAGCTGATCAAGCAGGCGAAGCTCGGCCAGCATGACATGCTGTTCATGGGCTGGGCCGGCGACAACGGCGATCCGGACAACTACCTGTCGCCGCTGTTCAGCTGTAATGCGGTGAAGTCGGGCATCAACTTCGCGCGCTTCTGCGATGCGCAGCTCGACAAGCTGATCGCCGACGGCAAGTCGACCGCCGACCAGGCCAAGCGCGCGAAGCTGTACGAAAGCGCGCAGAAGATCATCCACGACCAGGCGCTGTGGATTCCGCTCGGCTACCCGACCGCGGCCGCGTTGACGCGCACGAACGTGAGCGGCTATCACGTGAGTCCGTTCGGACGGCAGAACTTCACGACGGTCGCCGTGCAGTAA
- a CDS encoding ABC-F family ATP-binding cassette domain-containing protein: MAAATPTGALVALHHVSFRFDDGVTLFDSLDLSIDRTPTGIVGRNGVGKSLLAQLIAGCRMPSAGTIERHAHVVYVAQQHDHDRDDAAAAAPRTVAQIAALDAPLGALARLAEGHATPNDFDLIGDRWDLAERLRVALDAAGLHDVHADTPAHALSDGQVARVALIGALLSGAGLLVLDEPTNHLDAPGRAWLRTALDGWRGGVVIVSHDRALLAGVQRIVELTPHGARSYGGNYALYRAQRDAEQDAAHAALDHARTERGRVRRRLEQEHDTIQRHAAASLRDAKTANLSSMARQSRKGAARGIMGTVRRHQSDFKATLDARVQEAAARVEADAPVLVSLPGTEVSARRQLFTLERAQLPWRVAGDADAITWSASGPVRIALTGPNGCGKSTLLRMLAGELAPRSGTCTTHVSAAYLDQRLALLDPERSIVEQLGLLDTPLAEGDLRSRLALLQLDATRATQPAWQLSGGERLKAALACALWRGTPAQLLLLDEPTNHLDLESVRAIEAALAGFPGAIVVASHDAAFLAALEPTHTMQWQRDGWRYEPVA; the protein is encoded by the coding sequence ATGGCTGCAGCCACGCCCACCGGCGCGCTCGTCGCGCTTCATCACGTTTCCTTCCGCTTCGACGACGGCGTCACGCTGTTCGATTCGCTCGACCTGTCCATCGACCGCACGCCCACCGGCATCGTCGGCCGCAACGGCGTCGGCAAGAGCCTGCTCGCGCAACTGATCGCCGGCTGCCGCATGCCGAGCGCGGGGACGATCGAGCGGCATGCGCACGTCGTCTACGTCGCACAGCAGCACGATCATGACCGCGACGACGCGGCCGCCGCCGCCCCGCGAACCGTCGCGCAGATCGCCGCGCTCGATGCACCGCTCGGCGCGCTCGCGCGTCTCGCGGAAGGCCACGCAACACCGAACGACTTCGACCTGATCGGCGATCGCTGGGATCTCGCGGAACGCCTGCGCGTGGCGCTCGACGCGGCCGGCCTGCACGACGTCCACGCCGACACGCCCGCGCACGCGCTGAGCGACGGCCAGGTCGCACGCGTGGCGCTGATCGGCGCGCTGCTGTCCGGCGCCGGCCTGCTCGTGCTCGACGAACCGACCAACCATCTCGATGCACCGGGCCGCGCGTGGCTGCGCACGGCGCTCGACGGCTGGCGCGGCGGCGTCGTCATCGTCAGCCACGACCGTGCGCTGCTCGCCGGCGTGCAACGCATCGTCGAGCTGACACCGCACGGCGCGCGTTCATATGGCGGCAACTACGCGCTCTATCGCGCGCAGCGCGACGCGGAACAGGACGCCGCGCACGCGGCGCTCGACCATGCGCGTACCGAGCGCGGGCGCGTACGGCGCCGGCTCGAACAGGAGCACGACACGATCCAGCGCCACGCGGCCGCGTCGCTGCGCGACGCGAAGACGGCCAACCTGTCGTCGATGGCGCGCCAGAGCCGCAAGGGCGCCGCACGCGGCATCATGGGAACGGTCCGGCGTCATCAGAGCGACTTCAAGGCGACGCTCGACGCGCGCGTGCAGGAAGCGGCCGCGCGCGTCGAAGCCGACGCACCGGTGCTGGTATCGCTGCCGGGCACCGAGGTCAGCGCGCGCCGCCAGTTGTTCACGCTCGAACGCGCGCAACTGCCGTGGCGGGTCGCGGGCGACGCCGACGCGATCACGTGGTCGGCAAGCGGCCCCGTGCGCATCGCGCTGACGGGCCCGAACGGCTGCGGCAAATCGACGTTGCTGAGGATGCTCGCGGGCGAGCTCGCGCCGCGTTCGGGTACCTGCACGACGCACGTGAGCGCCGCGTATCTCGACCAGCGGCTCGCGTTGCTCGACCCCGAGCGCTCGATCGTCGAGCAACTGGGCCTGCTCGATACGCCGCTCGCCGAAGGCGACCTGCGCAGCCGTCTCGCGCTGCTGCAGCTCGACGCGACGCGTGCGACGCAACCCGCGTGGCAACTGAGCGGCGGCGAACGGCTGAAGGCCGCGCTCGCCTGCGCATTGTGGCGCGGCACGCCCGCGCAACTGCTGCTGCTCGACGAGCCGACCAATCACCTCGATCTCGAATCGGTGCGGGCGATCGAAGCGGCGCTGGCCGGCTTCCCGGGCGCGATCGTGGTCGCGTCGCACGACGCCGCGTTTCTCGCGGCGCTCGAACCGACGCATACGATGCAGTGGCAGCGCGACGGGTGGCGCTACGAACCCGTCG